A genomic window from Leptospira broomii serovar Hurstbridge str. 5399 includes:
- a CDS encoding site-2 protease family protein has translation MLTLIFGAVFMLALCIFIHELGHLVMGWLVGVKARVFSIGYGKGIWKKQIGETTFQITGIPIGGYVLFKGDEYGSNVKGEKGEFLSTPPLKRMIPVIGGPLFNLILGFIIVLVLYLYGHNPSGNRIYLEPAYNEYSPGYHAGLRSGDKILAVNGIQTETKYELISELGLSKGHEVALRVERDGGKPFEITVPDAYLGIEFAGERWVEAEFDLSDRLYHWLSSKLDKNKEAELYQKERMERIAVGRDLPPEQLALQESKERQKILQARALDYLNDGDRILSVNGMEVHTVPQLQETLGKFQKEKVKLVIDRKKYPLLNPWSREKVEVEMPVLPAYVVEFKNLKDKKYPELSPSSRNLLSYDPEVKLKLLNLKLNGKSFASFEDFLDEVRGRVGQRAQLQMGGDSWEATLGLRNIGLLGFRATMYVNEERMDRKLSLLEAFTQSGKDIVKMISDNLRGLGMLFSGLIKVKDSLSGPVGLFKASQYFMGNGILDYWEFVAKISIALMIMNLLPIPVADGGHIVFFAYEAVAGRPLPQRVMEGILRIGFFFLLGLGFYVSYYDFFR, from the coding sequence ATGTTAACGCTTATCTTCGGCGCCGTGTTTATGCTCGCGCTTTGTATTTTCATTCACGAACTCGGGCATTTAGTCATGGGTTGGCTCGTCGGAGTCAAGGCCAGAGTTTTTTCCATCGGTTACGGCAAGGGAATCTGGAAAAAGCAGATCGGGGAAACTACTTTTCAAATCACGGGGATTCCAATCGGTGGATATGTTCTCTTTAAAGGAGACGAGTACGGTAGTAATGTCAAAGGAGAAAAGGGTGAGTTCCTTTCTACTCCTCCTTTAAAGAGGATGATACCCGTCATAGGCGGACCTTTATTCAACTTAATTCTAGGCTTCATCATCGTATTAGTGCTTTATCTTTACGGGCATAATCCGTCCGGAAATCGAATCTATCTGGAGCCGGCTTATAACGAATACTCGCCCGGGTATCACGCCGGCTTAAGAAGCGGCGATAAAATTTTGGCTGTAAATGGAATTCAGACCGAAACCAAGTATGAACTCATTTCTGAATTAGGACTTTCTAAAGGACATGAAGTCGCTCTTCGCGTGGAGCGAGATGGCGGGAAGCCGTTCGAAATTACGGTCCCGGACGCGTATTTAGGGATCGAGTTTGCGGGCGAGCGGTGGGTGGAAGCCGAGTTCGATCTGTCCGATCGCCTTTATCATTGGCTCTCGTCGAAGCTGGATAAGAATAAGGAAGCGGAACTCTATCAAAAAGAAAGGATGGAGCGTATAGCAGTCGGAAGGGATCTTCCTCCCGAGCAATTAGCTTTGCAGGAATCGAAAGAACGTCAAAAAATTCTCCAAGCAAGGGCACTGGATTATTTAAACGACGGTGATCGTATTTTATCCGTCAACGGGATGGAAGTTCATACGGTTCCGCAACTGCAGGAAACCCTAGGTAAGTTTCAGAAAGAGAAAGTCAAACTCGTAATCGATCGGAAAAAATATCCTCTTTTGAATCCCTGGTCTCGGGAGAAAGTAGAGGTAGAGATGCCGGTTCTTCCCGCATACGTCGTCGAGTTTAAAAATTTAAAGGATAAAAAATATCCAGAACTCTCTCCGTCGTCTCGAAATCTGCTGAGCTACGACCCCGAAGTGAAATTGAAACTTTTGAACCTTAAATTAAACGGGAAATCTTTCGCAAGCTTCGAGGATTTTCTGGACGAAGTTCGGGGTAGAGTCGGGCAGCGGGCCCAATTGCAAATGGGCGGGGATTCCTGGGAAGCAACTCTCGGATTAAGAAATATCGGTCTGCTCGGGTTCCGGGCCACGATGTACGTTAACGAAGAAAGAATGGATCGCAAGCTTTCGCTTTTGGAAGCGTTCACTCAATCCGGAAAGGATATCGTAAAAATGATTTCCGATAATCTTCGAGGATTGGGAATGCTATTTTCTGGATTGATCAAAGTGAAGGATAGTCTTTCGGGTCCGGTAGGGCTCTTCAAGGCCTCGCAATATTTTATGGGGAACGGGATCCTGGATTATTGGGAATTCGTCGCTAAGATTTCGATCGCTTTAATGATTATGAATTTACTTCCGATTCCTGTGGCCGACGGTGGACATATCGTTTTCTTTGCATACGAAGCGGTAGCTGGTAGGCCTTTACCCCAAAGAGTCATGGAAGGAATCTTGAGAATCGGATTTTTCTTCCTATTGGGATTGGGATTCTATGTCAGCTATTACGATTTTTTCCGTTAG
- a CDS encoding proline--tRNA ligase: protein MRASKYILPTEKENPADAVVASHRLMIRAGLVRKSGSGFYFFLPLGLRVIKKIESVVRQEMDATGALEFELPILTPSEFWEQSGRWSVMGPEMFRVKDRHDQWYALGPTHEESFSYLVKPLLKSYKDLPLNVYQIHTKFRDEIRPRFGVIRSREFIMKDAYSFHIDDASLDETYQDMRTAYRRIFQRCGLKTIPVQADSGAMGGSASEEFMVVSPIGEETLLLCGNCGYNSNSEKTPFISADADCPSGPKEKKEVSTPGKKSIQEVADLLSVRPKDTLKAVALKNGKESVLVFLRGDLELNEHKLKAHLKWPELDLIPEAELQSAGLFPGYIGPSDAKSSFRVILDSSIRNDQAYIVGAGKEDAHIQGYVPAKEMKSEFETADIALTREGDPCPDCGKPLKAEKGIEVGHIFKLGDKYTKSFQIQVLDQRGKARSLTMGCYGIGVNRTMATVIEQCNDEKGIYWPISIAPFEVSLVTLGKGSEQEAKAKEFYDALSSEGIEVFWDDRDLGPGFKFKDSELIGFPIRVTVGKKFFEAGEISIYNRKKDKEEVFTFKSFDDLVNRVERLRQELYQELAED from the coding sequence ATGAGAGCATCAAAATATATTTTACCGACTGAAAAAGAAAATCCCGCAGATGCGGTCGTTGCGTCACATCGATTGATGATCCGCGCCGGACTTGTACGAAAATCAGGTTCGGGATTTTACTTCTTTTTACCTCTAGGATTAAGAGTTATAAAAAAAATAGAATCCGTCGTTCGACAAGAGATGGACGCAACCGGGGCCCTGGAGTTTGAACTTCCCATATTAACTCCCTCAGAGTTTTGGGAGCAATCCGGTCGTTGGTCAGTAATGGGACCGGAAATGTTCCGAGTAAAAGATCGTCATGATCAGTGGTATGCGCTCGGTCCCACGCACGAGGAATCCTTTTCTTATCTCGTAAAACCGCTTTTGAAATCCTACAAGGATTTACCGTTAAATGTTTACCAAATTCATACCAAGTTTCGGGACGAAATCAGGCCTAGGTTCGGCGTAATCCGTTCCCGAGAGTTCATTATGAAAGATGCATATTCTTTTCATATAGACGACGCGTCTTTAGATGAGACATACCAGGATATGAGAACCGCATACAGAAGAATTTTCCAGCGATGCGGATTAAAGACCATACCCGTTCAAGCGGATTCCGGAGCGATGGGAGGTTCCGCCTCCGAAGAGTTTATGGTCGTTTCTCCGATAGGAGAAGAAACGCTACTGCTTTGCGGAAACTGCGGATACAATTCCAATAGCGAAAAAACTCCGTTTATTTCCGCCGATGCTGACTGTCCAAGCGGTCCGAAAGAGAAGAAGGAAGTTTCGACTCCCGGTAAAAAAAGTATCCAAGAAGTCGCGGATCTTCTTTCCGTTCGGCCGAAAGATACTTTGAAAGCGGTGGCTTTAAAAAACGGGAAAGAATCCGTGCTGGTCTTTTTACGCGGGGATTTGGAATTAAACGAACATAAGCTAAAGGCCCATCTTAAATGGCCCGAATTGGATTTAATACCCGAAGCCGAATTGCAATCCGCCGGACTCTTTCCGGGTTACATCGGACCTTCCGATGCCAAATCGTCCTTCAGAGTAATTTTGGATTCTTCCATTCGTAACGACCAAGCCTATATCGTAGGCGCCGGAAAGGAAGACGCGCATATTCAAGGCTATGTCCCGGCAAAGGAAATGAAGTCGGAATTCGAAACTGCCGATATCGCTTTGACTCGGGAGGGAGATCCCTGTCCCGATTGCGGAAAGCCGCTAAAAGCGGAGAAGGGAATCGAAGTAGGACATATTTTTAAACTAGGCGATAAATACACCAAGTCGTTCCAGATTCAAGTATTGGACCAGCGGGGAAAAGCTAGATCTCTTACTATGGGTTGTTATGGAATCGGAGTGAATCGTACGATGGCGACTGTCATCGAGCAGTGTAACGACGAAAAAGGCATTTATTGGCCAATCAGTATCGCTCCTTTCGAAGTTTCTCTAGTGACTCTGGGAAAAGGTTCCGAGCAGGAAGCGAAGGCTAAGGAATTTTACGACGCTCTTTCAAGCGAGGGCATCGAAGTTTTTTGGGACGACCGAGACCTCGGCCCGGGATTCAAGTTTAAAGATTCCGAATTGATCGGCTTTCCGATCCGAGTTACCGTCGGTAAGAAGTTCTTCGAAGCCGGAGAAATTTCCATCTATAATAGGAAGAAAGATAAAGAAGAAGTTTTTACGTTCAAGAGTTTTGATGATCTCGTAAATCGAGTGGAACGGTTACGCCAGGAATTATACCAAGAGTTGGCGGAGGATTGA
- the trpB gene encoding tryptophan synthase subunit beta gives MAKERSFTEKEGYFGEFGGRYAPEILTEALIELESTYNRLRKSKKFKKDLEYYQRNYIGRPSPLTFAEKLTQAWGGARIWLKREDLNHTGAHKINNTVGQALIAKAMGKRRVIAETGAGQHGVATATVGALFGFETVVYMGEEDLRRQKLNEIRMQMLGARVVGVSSGTATLKDATSEAMRDWALNVADTHYIVGSVIGPHPFPTIVRDFQSVIGRESKKQFRKTNDKLPDAVVACVGGGSNAMGIFYDFLHERKVKLYGVEAGGRGSSPGEHSATMLFGKTGFLHGTKTLVIQDSNGQVVPAHSVSAGLDYPGVGPEHAYLHSSGRVKYETVSDEGALDSFLEVCRVEGIIPALETAHAFHFAKSLAKDLGKKKDILICLSGRGDKDVAEVARLTGIIKGEVL, from the coding sequence ATGGCTAAAGAACGCAGCTTCACGGAAAAAGAAGGATACTTCGGGGAATTCGGGGGAAGATACGCCCCCGAAATTCTCACCGAGGCATTGATCGAACTGGAATCGACTTATAATCGACTTCGCAAAAGTAAGAAATTTAAGAAAGATCTGGAATACTATCAAAGAAATTATATCGGAAGACCTTCTCCTTTAACGTTTGCGGAGAAATTGACCCAAGCTTGGGGTGGCGCTAGGATTTGGCTCAAACGCGAAGATTTGAATCATACCGGCGCGCACAAAATCAATAACACCGTCGGCCAGGCTTTAATCGCGAAAGCAATGGGAAAGAGGCGGGTGATCGCAGAAACCGGCGCTGGGCAACACGGAGTCGCTACTGCGACAGTGGGCGCCTTATTCGGATTTGAAACCGTCGTGTATATGGGAGAGGAAGATCTCCGTCGCCAGAAGTTGAACGAAATTCGCATGCAGATGTTAGGGGCGAGGGTCGTGGGTGTCTCTTCAGGAACTGCGACACTTAAAGACGCCACTTCGGAAGCGATGAGAGATTGGGCGCTCAACGTTGCCGATACTCATTATATAGTAGGTTCGGTGATCGGGCCTCATCCGTTCCCGACGATCGTTAGGGATTTTCAGTCGGTAATCGGACGGGAATCAAAAAAACAATTTCGCAAAACGAATGATAAATTGCCGGACGCGGTGGTTGCCTGCGTCGGAGGCGGTTCCAACGCGATGGGAATCTTTTACGATTTCTTACATGAGAGAAAAGTAAAGTTATACGGGGTCGAGGCTGGAGGAAGAGGGAGTTCTCCTGGGGAACATTCCGCTACGATGCTTTTCGGAAAGACCGGTTTTTTACACGGAACCAAGACTTTAGTGATTCAAGACTCGAATGGGCAGGTCGTTCCTGCACATTCCGTTTCCGCGGGTTTAGACTACCCGGGGGTCGGGCCTGAACATGCTTACTTGCATAGCTCGGGCAGAGTCAAATACGAAACTGTTTCCGACGAAGGAGCCCTGGATTCATTTTTAGAAGTATGCCGTGTGGAAGGAATTATTCCCGCTCTCGAAACCGCACATGCGTTCCACTTCGCAAAGAGCTTAGCGAAGGATTTAGGTAAGAAGAAGGATATACTGATTTGTCTCTCGGGCAGGGGCGATAAGGACGTCGCCGAAGTTGCTCGCTTAACGGGAATCATTAAAGGAGAAGTTCTTTGA
- the trpA gene encoding tryptophan synthase subunit alpha, with product MSAIRSVFSETASTFIPYISLGDPDYDSCVDWADALIRGGAGILELGIPFSDPVADGPIIQKAFKRALAHPFSMDQILDTTARIYAKHPHIPLVYLTYFNPIYSYGFERFAEKAKVSGIQGMIIPDLPFDTSETDALFKSLKKRGIDLIHLVTPATPASRMKGIREFASGFVYYVTSYGVTGERKAVSEGLEDRIRFTKTLFELPVCAGFGISSPEQAKEISAYSDGIIIGSAVQRIIEENGTNSEVCKEKLYNYACSISNALRGHGVSET from the coding sequence TTGAGTGCAATTCGAAGCGTCTTTTCAGAAACCGCTAGCACATTCATACCTTATATTTCTCTGGGCGATCCGGATTATGATTCTTGCGTGGATTGGGCCGACGCTCTGATTCGAGGAGGGGCCGGAATATTAGAATTGGGAATTCCTTTTTCCGATCCGGTGGCGGACGGACCCATCATCCAGAAAGCTTTCAAGAGAGCATTAGCTCACCCTTTTTCGATGGATCAAATTTTGGATACTACTGCGAGAATTTACGCAAAGCATCCTCATATTCCTCTCGTTTACCTGACTTATTTTAATCCGATTTATAGTTATGGTTTCGAACGTTTCGCAGAAAAGGCCAAGGTTTCCGGAATTCAAGGAATGATTATCCCGGACCTTCCGTTCGACACTTCGGAAACCGATGCACTTTTCAAATCGCTCAAAAAAAGAGGAATCGATCTTATTCATTTGGTTACGCCAGCGACCCCGGCTTCCCGAATGAAAGGGATTCGCGAATTCGCGTCAGGTTTCGTGTATTACGTTACGTCCTACGGAGTAACGGGGGAAAGAAAAGCCGTTTCGGAAGGTTTGGAGGATCGAATTCGATTTACCAAGACTCTTTTCGAACTTCCCGTTTGCGCCGGATTTGGAATTTCGTCGCCGGAGCAGGCTAAAGAAATTTCGGCATATTCGGACGGAATTATCATCGGCTCGGCTGTGCAAAGGATCATCGAAGAGAACGGAACAAATTCGGAAGTTTGCAAAGAAAAATTGTACAATTACGCTTGCTCTATTTCGAATGCGCTTCGCGGTCACGGGGTCTCGGAAACCTAA
- a CDS encoding adenylate/guanylate cyclase domain-containing protein: protein MSESKTPLKLSVLDIVFGTLTVIGIIAHLYYAFLSNSPIAFKALLVGAVLLLSSAYFFYKLLEKLVTNKQAIGSLWLAIIVSFFVFDLYVVFTPFSDLEESSVSWRFNLVKGGITKSEKESDEGTIEYIKYNPPAGARRDIQIIGITTNTLERLEGVWPLPWKNYASIIDKFKNTSNLLMFDIFFVDYKPGQMDEMSKALDGNPRVMFDYPMETSLESKEAILNLEKRIEVLRKYKLENVQDPDDIGQPWLKFPQPPIEQIGSRSAGLGFANIKKDESGLNRRMPLVAKLVNSGPFKETEYFPSIDLIIACNYYGVDVRKDTDVVMGKYVKIKNIPNRTVTNFDFKTMKRETKDIMAKPNDTREVIIPIDEYGQMQINFAGGLYSFRNTELFEVVQMWDENAAAQVENNIFLVAMYYATGRGAAKDTHLSPFGDMSGIEHHAHAINTILNQDFLHEVPEWGNFLIYLSMAFLVGLVLPRLKTSWGFLFIIVLAFLYSVVTLLDFSEFNLVHIFPSVIVEQLFIFVGIIGYKILTEEENVKYIRSTFSKFVSKDVVDELLKNPENLNLGGSKRDITIFFSDIRGFTTMSEKMGPEELVQFLNQYLSEMTEIIIEFKGTIDKYMGDAIMAFWGAPVPLEDHAYYACAAALAQMRRLAVLKEEWKSRDLPVMDIGIGLNSGPAVVGNMGSSHRMDYTCMGDTINLGSRLEGSNKEYATNIIISEYTYEKVKDRIIARELDLVKVKGKTKPVRIYELIDLVNEEDLKILRRPLHAAEQS from the coding sequence ATGAGCGAGTCTAAAACCCCCTTAAAACTATCGGTACTGGACATAGTGTTCGGAACACTGACTGTGATAGGGATTATTGCCCATCTTTATTACGCGTTCTTATCCAATTCTCCAATTGCTTTCAAAGCGCTGCTGGTCGGGGCAGTCTTATTGCTTTCTTCCGCCTATTTCTTTTACAAACTATTAGAAAAGCTTGTGACCAATAAGCAGGCGATCGGTAGTTTATGGTTAGCCATCATAGTTTCATTCTTTGTCTTCGATTTGTATGTGGTGTTTACCCCATTTTCGGATTTGGAAGAATCCTCAGTTTCGTGGAGATTTAATCTTGTTAAAGGCGGAATTACCAAAAGTGAAAAAGAATCGGACGAAGGCACGATAGAATACATCAAATACAACCCACCTGCCGGAGCTCGAAGAGACATCCAAATTATAGGAATTACCACCAATACTTTGGAAAGACTCGAAGGAGTTTGGCCCCTTCCTTGGAAGAACTATGCAAGCATAATCGATAAATTTAAGAACACTTCGAACCTACTAATGTTCGATATTTTCTTCGTGGATTATAAGCCCGGGCAAATGGATGAAATGTCCAAAGCATTGGACGGAAATCCAAGGGTAATGTTCGACTACCCGATGGAAACCAGTTTGGAATCCAAGGAAGCGATTCTTAATTTGGAAAAACGGATCGAGGTTTTAAGAAAATATAAACTCGAGAACGTTCAAGATCCCGACGATATCGGGCAGCCTTGGCTTAAATTTCCGCAACCTCCCATCGAACAGATCGGTTCCAGATCGGCCGGTTTAGGCTTTGCGAATATTAAGAAAGATGAAAGCGGCTTGAATCGCAGAATGCCTTTGGTCGCCAAATTGGTAAACTCCGGACCTTTTAAGGAAACGGAATATTTCCCTTCAATAGATTTGATTATCGCCTGCAACTATTACGGCGTGGACGTGCGTAAAGATACCGACGTTGTCATGGGTAAATACGTTAAGATCAAAAATATTCCGAATCGAACGGTGACGAATTTCGATTTTAAAACCATGAAGCGGGAAACCAAGGATATCATGGCGAAGCCTAACGATACCCGCGAAGTCATTATTCCAATAGACGAATACGGACAAATGCAAATTAACTTTGCGGGCGGATTGTATTCTTTCCGAAATACCGAACTCTTCGAAGTCGTTCAGATGTGGGACGAGAACGCGGCGGCCCAGGTGGAAAATAATATTTTCCTGGTCGCGATGTATTATGCTACCGGGCGGGGGGCAGCAAAGGATACGCACTTATCGCCGTTCGGGGATATGTCGGGAATCGAACACCACGCGCACGCAATCAACACAATCTTAAATCAGGATTTCCTTCACGAAGTTCCGGAGTGGGGAAATTTTCTGATCTATTTGAGTATGGCTTTTCTGGTAGGTTTAGTACTTCCTCGTTTGAAAACTTCTTGGGGATTTCTATTTATCATAGTTCTGGCTTTTCTATATAGTGTTGTGACGCTATTGGATTTTTCCGAATTCAATTTGGTGCATATCTTTCCATCTGTGATCGTTGAACAACTCTTCATTTTCGTAGGAATCATCGGATACAAGATTTTAACGGAAGAAGAGAACGTAAAATATATCAGAAGCACATTCTCGAAATTCGTATCAAAGGATGTCGTGGACGAACTTCTCAAAAATCCGGAGAATTTGAATCTGGGAGGGTCGAAAAGAGATATCACAATCTTCTTCTCGGATATCCGCGGATTCACGACAATGTCCGAAAAAATGGGACCTGAGGAGCTTGTTCAATTTTTGAACCAGTATCTTTCCGAAATGACGGAGATCATAATCGAATTTAAGGGAACGATTGATAAATACATGGGGGATGCGATCATGGCTTTCTGGGGGGCTCCGGTTCCTTTAGAAGACCACGCCTATTACGCTTGCGCGGCGGCCCTCGCTCAAATGCGAAGGTTAGCCGTCTTGAAAGAGGAGTGGAAAAGCCGGGATCTTCCCGTGATGGATATCGGTATTGGATTGAATTCCGGACCCGCCGTAGTTGGAAATATGGGGAGTTCTCACCGCATGGATTACACCTGTATGGGGGATACGATCAACCTGGGCTCGCGCTTGGAGGGATCGAATAAGGAATATGCCACCAATATCATTATTTCAGAATATACATATGAAAAGGTCAAGGACCGTATAATTGCCAGAGAATTGGATTTGGTCAAGGTGAAGGGAAAAACGAAGCCTGTACGAATCTATGAACTGATCGATTTAGTAAACGAAGAAGATCTCAAAATATTACGGAGACCTCTTCACGCTGCGGAGCAGTCCTAA
- the dxs gene encoding 1-deoxy-D-xylulose-5-phosphate synthase encodes MQQQQPNLDGIRIPADLRKLPLEELPRLCAEVRNYIIDTLSGIGGHFASNLGVVELTVALHYVFDTPNDRLIWDVGHQTYPHKILTGRKDKLSTVRKFKGLSGFPKREESVYDLYNTGHAGTSISQALGEAVARDLTGKGYNVVAIIGDASIATGMALEALNHAGHLKRDLLVILNDNYMSISKNVGSISSYLNNIISSHFYLNWKRIFYTFLKWFPIVGPAMESFFKKVEKGFKDVFTPGGLFEDLGFGYIGPEDGHDVIRLVTMLRKLKAMKGPILFHVITQKGKGYSPAEKDPIKYHGVTPFRKEDGAMDLGDDSKISYSKIVGKVLTQLTEKNPKIAAITPAMIEGSGLGEYVAKFPNHVFDVGIAEQHSVAFAGAMTNGDVIPYMCIYSTFLTRAMDQLVEDVSLMNLPVRFVIDRAGCVGPDGETHQGLFDLNYLLSLPNMDVFVPSSGQDLVDSLRFMETYDKSPISIRFPKASVDISGLDFTSNFELNPGSFRVLSRGSDIAILSIGSMLDEAKKAAAFLEHEGLSVTLIDLAWLRPLGKEALDEELSKVRYFTILDESYIDGGASGYLLNRISPEYLSRFLKTFGFPPEPIHHGERKEIFAEYGLDGTGIARALLGLVKKEVIHGKHN; translated from the coding sequence ATGCAACAGCAACAACCGAATCTCGACGGCATCCGTATTCCTGCGGACCTCAGAAAACTTCCATTGGAGGAGTTGCCCCGGCTCTGTGCCGAGGTTCGAAACTATATTATAGATACCCTTTCGGGAATCGGCGGTCATTTTGCCAGCAATCTCGGAGTAGTCGAGCTTACCGTAGCATTGCATTACGTTTTTGATACGCCGAACGATCGTTTGATTTGGGATGTCGGTCACCAAACTTATCCGCATAAAATTCTAACAGGTAGGAAAGATAAACTTTCTACCGTTCGAAAGTTTAAAGGCTTATCCGGTTTTCCGAAACGGGAGGAATCCGTATACGATTTGTATAATACGGGTCATGCCGGCACGTCGATTTCTCAGGCATTAGGTGAAGCGGTTGCAAGAGATCTAACCGGCAAAGGTTATAACGTTGTAGCGATTATCGGAGATGCTTCGATTGCTACGGGTATGGCTCTGGAAGCCTTAAATCATGCTGGCCATCTAAAGAGGGACCTCCTTGTCATTTTGAACGACAATTATATGTCGATTTCTAAGAATGTCGGATCCATTTCGAGTTATTTAAATAATATTATAAGTTCTCATTTTTATTTGAACTGGAAAAGAATATTTTATACTTTTTTAAAGTGGTTTCCGATTGTCGGACCGGCAATGGAAAGTTTTTTCAAAAAGGTCGAAAAGGGTTTCAAGGACGTTTTTACGCCCGGTGGTTTATTCGAAGACTTAGGTTTCGGATATATAGGCCCCGAAGACGGTCACGATGTGATTCGACTCGTTACTATGCTTCGTAAACTTAAAGCGATGAAAGGGCCTATATTATTTCACGTTATCACACAAAAAGGGAAAGGATATAGCCCGGCAGAGAAGGATCCGATTAAATATCATGGAGTGACTCCATTTCGAAAAGAAGATGGAGCTATGGATTTGGGAGATGATTCCAAAATTTCTTATTCCAAGATTGTGGGAAAAGTATTAACTCAATTAACGGAAAAAAATCCGAAGATAGCCGCGATTACTCCTGCGATGATCGAAGGATCGGGACTCGGAGAATATGTAGCCAAATTCCCGAATCACGTTTTCGATGTCGGAATTGCCGAGCAACATTCGGTTGCGTTTGCCGGAGCCATGACAAACGGGGATGTCATTCCTTATATGTGCATTTACTCTACCTTCTTAACGAGGGCCATGGATCAGTTAGTTGAAGACGTTTCGCTCATGAATTTGCCGGTGCGTTTCGTGATTGATCGTGCAGGCTGCGTAGGACCGGACGGAGAAACCCATCAAGGGCTATTCGATTTGAATTATCTTTTATCTTTGCCGAATATGGATGTTTTTGTCCCTTCTTCCGGACAAGATTTAGTGGATTCGCTTCGCTTCATGGAGACGTACGATAAATCTCCGATTTCAATCCGATTCCCGAAAGCTTCGGTGGATATTTCCGGTTTGGATTTTACTTCGAACTTCGAGCTAAATCCGGGCTCGTTCAGAGTATTATCTCGGGGATCGGACATAGCAATCCTCTCGATCGGCTCCATGCTAGACGAGGCTAAAAAGGCTGCAGCATTTTTAGAGCACGAAGGTCTTTCCGTTACGCTCATCGATTTGGCATGGTTACGACCGCTCGGAAAAGAAGCGTTGGACGAGGAACTTTCGAAAGTCCGATACTTTACCATTTTGGATGAAAGTTATATCGATGGCGGAGCATCCGGCTATCTTCTTAACAGAATTTCACCGGAATATCTTTCCCGATTCTTGAAAACATTCGGCTTTCCACCGGAACCGATCCATCATGGAGAAAGAAAAGAAATCTTTGCCGAATATGGTCTAGATGGGACCGGTATTGCTAGAGCTTTGTTAGGCTTAGTAAAGAAGGAAGTCATACACGGAAAACACAATTAA
- a CDS encoding tetratricopeptide repeat protein, with protein MESLTPEDKLEASKFFYKIGDLDRSEFLLKTFLEQTEDHEAYFFLGLIENQRSNWQKGLYYFYRSVETNSEYGNPCNEIGILLLRLGRERESVYWLKKSLRCRLNDAPHISLFNLATLYKIWNRPERSLQYLHKAIVIKPDFEEAKRLREELNSAF; from the coding sequence TTGGAAAGTCTGACACCTGAAGATAAACTTGAAGCCTCAAAATTCTTTTATAAAATCGGAGATCTGGATCGTTCCGAATTTCTACTAAAAACATTCTTAGAACAAACGGAAGATCATGAAGCATATTTTTTCTTGGGATTGATCGAAAACCAGAGGTCGAACTGGCAAAAAGGCCTCTATTATTTTTATCGTTCGGTGGAAACGAATTCGGAATACGGTAATCCGTGTAATGAGATAGGTATTCTGCTCCTTCGATTAGGAAGAGAAAGGGAGTCGGTTTATTGGCTGAAAAAATCCCTACGTTGTCGATTAAACGACGCCCCTCACATTTCACTTTTCAACTTGGCGACATTGTATAAAATTTGGAATCGTCCGGAACGTTCCCTTCAATACCTCCATAAGGCGATCGTGATCAAGCCCGATTTCGAAGAGGCAAAACGTTTGCGAGAAGAGTTGAACTCGGCGTTCTGA